From the Littorina saxatilis isolate snail1 unplaced genomic scaffold, US_GU_Lsax_2.0 scaffold_307, whole genome shotgun sequence genome, the window CTCGATTCCTATAAGTacgctgttttgttttgtaatattAGTTTTTTTAGTCTTGAAACTGATGTTATGTGGGGACATTAATCCGAATCCGGGACCAGTTTCTCCGTTAGAAAAAGGTGAACTTATAGTAGCACACTTAAACACCAGAAGTTTGAGGAACAAACTTGATATTGTGGAAAGTGAAATTAGAGATTTTGACATAGTAACTTTATCTGAGACTTGGTTACCTGCTGGTAAGATGCAAGACCAATTTAATATTAATGGTTTCCATCCACTTGTGAGGAGAGACAGACCAGACGGAGCACACGGTGGTGTGGCAATATATGTTAAAGATTACTTATGCTGTAAAGAGAGAACAGATCTTTTGATTCCAAACCTTGAAGCCACATGGATCGAAACCAAATTGAATCAAGAAAGTTAACTATATTGATAGGCTCGTTTTACCGGCCTCCTAGTGCCCCTGTTGCTTATTGGCAACTGATCGATTCTTCTATTAAACAAGTTATGGCCACCCCTCACAAATTCATAAttcttggtgattttaattccgattttaatgacaacccaCCAAAGCAACTCACAGACATTTTGTATCTGAATAGCTTAAAGCAACTAGTTACAAAGTCCCACTCGGATAACTGAAGATACGTCCACCTGTATCGACCTGATTATTACCCCAAGCACTGACATTGTTGATAAAGTAGAAGTTATTCCTCCCATTTGTAGTGATCACTCCGTACCAGTCGTTTATTTAAAGCATCATTTGAAGAAAAGATCACACTCAAAAAGAACGATTTTAGATTATAGCAAACTAGACGGTCAAAAGTTAATAGTTGAGTTACAGAAAATTGATTGGTCAAACATAGTGACTTTAGAAGATATTCATACTGCAGCTTCTCTTTTTTCGGAGCAGTTGTATTCGATCGTGAAAACCTGCTTGCCTGTCAAGGAAGTCACCATTCGAGAGGGAGACACACCCTGGATCACATCATGTATTTTGAAATTAAAAGACCGAAAAAGATTTATTCATACTATTGCTGTGCATGTAGACACACCACAAGCTTGGGAACTCTTTCGTAAGATAAGGAACCAATACACAGATGCTATTCGAACGCGAAAGAAACAATATTTAGAGGAACTTGACCGGTCCGTATCTGATCCAAAGAAATTTGGTCAGAAGCAGTGGTGGAAGTTAGTTAACAGGTTTATGGCAAAGAAAGGCTCTGACCAAAACGAAATCCTGCCACTAACAGTTGATTGTAAAACCTATTTTGAAGACCAGGAAAAGGCTGAATTATTTAATATGTCTTTTgttaaacaatcagaaataaacGACACAGACGATAATGTTCCCGATATAGACAATGCTGAGTTTTTTGTCGACGATATGGTCGTGACTTCCGAAGAAGTGAAAAGTGTAATAGAAAGTCTTGATACATCTAAAGCTGTCGGGCCTGATAAAATTCATAATAAGATTCTTATTGCAAGTTTACCTATAATAGCAGAACCTCTATCTATTTTATTTACAAGATCATTAAATGAGGGTGTATTTCCAAGCATATGGAAAACAGCACACATAACACCGATATTTAAAAAGGGGGATAAAGGAGACTGTTCAAATTATCGTCCCATCTCACTCTTAAGCTGCGTAGGTAAAGTtcttgaaaaatgtgttcagaaacatgtgtttgattattttgtatcgaataacataatcacaccttcccagtctggttttattcccggtgactccactgtgtaccagttaacatgcctatataacgacttttgcaagtcactcgacgacagcattactgtccaggcaatctttttcgacatttccaaagcatttgacagagtctggcacaaaggtcttctgagaaagttatttgcactagggattcgaggtcagatgtttaattggttgcaaaactatttaactgatcgaacacaagcagtggtgcttaaaggaagtatgtctagctacttacctgtgcaaacaggcgttccacaaggctctattctaggacctctcctttttctggtttacattaacgacatagttgataacgttgaatccattattaaactgtttgccgacgatacaagtatgtatttaagcctggaaaattctcagatgcgaacatatatttttaactcagatcttgaaaaaatcgaccagtgggctagtcagtggaaagttaaatttaatcaaagtaaaacaaaacttctgaatataagcaggaaaaggaatccagattacatccctttaaacttcggtggcacaattttacaagaaactgaaagtcataaacatcttggtattattattcagaataacggtaagtgggagttacatattaaatctgttatagcaaaatgccgtacgctagtagcttgcttacgatcttTTAAATAGACTAGGCAGAAAAGCTTTAGAAAcaatgtataaatccttcatattgccacattttgattatgctgatgttctctgggacaactgcccaaaggagttagccaccgagctcgaaagtattcacttagatgcaattcgaacaattgttggagcagtccgcggtacaagccatcaaaaattgtacgatgagtcaggctttatttcattactagagaggcgaaaacgtcataaattgatattatttcacaagatcgttcaccgcaaggtgccaaactacttattagcgatattgccaccattgatatcaactaataacacatatcaccggcgcagacctctacacaggaaagttccatcgtttaaaactgaattatatagaaactcatttctcccatctactacacaactctggaattctttaccagactatataaaacttagtgattccctaagtgaatttaagcactttttgtcaaaaaacgatttaagtccgccgtgttatttttattctggagatcgcatgtcacaaataattcactgtaagctcaggttatatataagtgatctcaataacgatctagtgagacgtcacgttgctacagatgcatcttgtgactgtggattcccgtccgaatccgtacaacacttcatattcgattgtccaaattatcgcgaagcacgtcaagaaactatacataccctccctaatcacacaattcacctcccccaccttttaaacggagacagacagtattctttagatttgaacaggaaaatgttcattgaacgttcaggccgctttgggcaagtcagaataaatgctctacaagccggacaacaactttaacttctgcacatctcctacccatccctcttcttttattcatcttctttccctccttccttcctttacactgtctttctttataatcattatgcaacgtgcattacgttattaatagatttggtttattgagacaaatttttcacccgttaccgccttatgttgtactgtcatgcaggaacaccactataagcttctagcttgttgctgtttctgtgaactttgtatacatgtcatgattgtaacccttgttaaaataaacttatgtttaaaccaaaaatgatggcgtgacagtgcggcctcaactttttacaaaacgccggatatgacgtcatcaaagacatttatccaaaaaaagaaaaaatggtccggggatatcatactcaggaactctcatgtacacgGTTACATGAAAATCGGTCCAggagttttctctgaatcgctctacacatacacacacacacacacactcacacacacacacacacacacacacacacacacacacacacacacacacacacacacacacacacacacacacacacacacacacacacacatacaccacgaccctcgttttgattccgcctctatgttaaaacatctaGTCAAAACttagactaaatgtaaaaagcaactcGATTTTGCAGACTTGACAAGGAAAGCTACTCTTTTTCGACACGTAGAGGGCAGAGCTCGCATGAGCGCAGGCCAATGGAAAGCCAAATGTGCCTGGGTAAAAAAAGAAGTCtttaataccccccccccccctcctcataaaagaaaaaaaaaagaaaaaagaaaagaaattttttttttaaccaaccCCAATTGTTGGCCCTTGTTATGCAAAACAAGTTTGTCCCTTGAAGTCTGGTTTGTAATATTTTGCTTTACAATgaaacacaaaaagaagaacataaaGAGATAAACGCCTGCGGCAGCTTTCTTGACATCAATGCAAGTCATTTCCAGTGTGCAATCTGATATGCTGCCACACTAAGATGCATCATCTCATATCTGTAGTTGTActaaaaggcacactccttataattcagatctgaccagggtgttacatgggataagaccgtctCTCCACTTGGCCATATactaaaaatcaacacccttCCTGTGGCGTGTAATTCTTTggtgatttgattttttttaaattactcGTGGATTTTACATTATTATTAATTGAAAATGCAAACTGTGCACACAGGGCAGCAATGTAATTTAAAACATCCAGTGCAACTGTGTTTTTCGGTCTAATTGGAAATGTCGTCTCCTCCCGCGACTctttccctccccccctcctctccccaaATGACAGACTCtaaaaaatcaatattttctTGTCAAAGTACACAAATCACCCATGTATGCTCCAAGTGTTGCTCAATGCCAATGGTATATCTTCTTCACTTCGTACCATGCGTTGCGTTCTGCCGCCTTGAAGGTTAAAAGTACGGTATTTGTAAAACTCTGATTTTacccttaacacacacacacacacacacacacacacacacacacacacacacacacacacgcatacacacacgcgcacacacacgcacacacgcacgcatacgcgcacacacacatgcacacaaacacacacaaacacacacacacacacacacacactgtcatgaATTATTATTCTGAAGCGCGAACCTGTCAAGAATAGAATAGGCAACCGAGACTACTCGCGCATTACACGACGTAGCCAAGTGACGTATTCATGTGACGTATCCAAGTGTACTGACGTAAACTAAAATCGTTTCACGAGAGGGTCGTTTTCCGCAAGTCCACGGAACGAAGAACGCTTGGAGGAAAAGCCGTTCCCCTGTCTTTGAAGGTAAGTGACTGTGATTATTACATCGACAATCGTTCCACGGGATCTGGACGGAGATGAGTGTATCGTGTCAGtcatgtacattgtgttgttgtcaagTTGTGTACGTTTGAATGTGCGCTGTTGCCAAAGCCCCATTTTTCGAAACGCAGTAATAGAATGAGAACGATAATAAAACATGAACAAACCAAGTCTTTTAGACAGGCTGTGTAGGTAACACATATGGCCCTTTGATCTGTTTCAGGAACCCACGGTCCAATGATTCAtttatcttcctcttcctcatgttgccgtaattgtggagagagatgtaaccagactacttctgctattaacttgatgatggtgtcttgagaagaagAGTGACGAACCAAACCAGGAGCGCGGTCTTCTAGACCAGTCAAGTGCTACAAGTCATCTCGagtaccttttcaatgacatcgagctaagtcaaaacttcataaacattatgtgtattccttttgttttgatgtcctcCAAAGGAAAATTTTGAAGAACGTTTGCAGCGGCGGAGTCACGTTAGATTACCATGACAGAATTGAAATCCAGCAGCAATAGACATTTGATCAGTGTGTGCTGTGAGCCAAGTAACATGACCTAGCTTGAACAGTGTGTTATACATTTAGTACGATACTGATATTTAGCAAAAATATAGACTAACCTGATTaatgtgtgctgcattgcaagaattttattaacactatccatgtattaaattatgtaaaccaatgttgacctttctccgctaattcgagagcatgggaaagagtgaaagaaagtaaagtcaaggcagtacctgtttctttagcCAATACGAAAAGGCGACGTGCTTTCCTTCCATAAACTTCCTTTGGAAGGCgcacgcagaaagaaacaggctgACGAAAACTGACCTGTGACATATGGGGGCTTCGTCCGGGATTTTGTAACTCGTAATTTCAATTTGGCTTCCCCAAACAAATTTTCTTCAAACAAATTCCCTATTCGTTtttcgtttgtgtgttcgtCCGTTCATGTTCATCATCGTATAAATCAACTTTTGTATTTATTCATGTTTATAGTTAGTTCATCATTTAACGATAACAGAGTCTGACGTGTGTGCTTCAGCACACGGGAATAATCCAAATGAAGAGTGACGCAAGGCTTTGACGTCACTATAATAATTCACGTAAAGCACTAATGTTATAGTAGTTTAGTTCCCCCTATTTGGCTGTGCTAAACAAAAGGCTATAACagaagacagtggactaacaccCTGTCAGGCCATCCTGTGTCCCTTAGTCGACAAAATTATAATATTGTTGGTCGCCGTGGGAGGTTGGTGGGCGAATTGGGTTATATACGAGGGATAGCACTCATCTTCGTCCAGAAGGACCGTGGAAGTGAAGTTGATTCTGCAGACAGTCACACTTCACAACGCCAAGAGTAAGGGTTAGGAAAATTAGATTATTGTCTATACAGCAGTAGATAATTGAAGAATCTTATTTCGACTTACTGTGCGATAGAATCGAGTTGATATTAATATAGGCGAAAGGTCCACGTTGATGGAGCGCCGATGAGATATTAAAATGAAGTTCACTCGATAGAACGGTATATTGTTTGACATATACCAGAAGAAccataaattctagtgttaggTATCCGTGGTTATAAAAGGATATTAGAATGGTTCAGAAAAATCGTGTCATTGGGACACGTAACGTTTACTGAGGTAACGTTGAACGTTCATGAATTCAAGTAGCAAAGTGAGCTTCACTAAAGTAACACTTCATTCTATAGTGGGAgagttttctctctctagtAAATAGTGTGTGAAAAGCAGTTTAGTCAAATCGGTTTTTCAACCGAGCATCACGTATTTGCAGTTTGATTCagtgaatatctgtgtgtgagttAACGTAAAGGATATGCAAACATCCAAACACCCGAGTACTAGGGCGCATATAGCAAAAATGAACGCTGACCCGCAGAACCAGAATACGGCCGAGGCAGTAGTCTCAGATGTTGAAGGTGGTGACACATATGTCAACACCCAAGGAGAATCGAGCGATAATGATTCTCAGACGTTAGGCGCGCGTGTAACGACTTATGTATCCGCTGCGAGTAATGAACGTGCAGGTCCGATCCACCCTGTAAAATCCGGATTAGAGTGGACTCGCGAACTTTTGGCGATAGGACGAGAGTTAGGACTCGAAGGCAAAGACTTGCGtgagtttgtagctgaagaacgCGCACGAGAGGAACGAGAAGCTCACGAAcgcgaacgtgaacgtgaagaacgcgcacgagaggaacgtgaacgtgaacgtgaagttctcgaacgtgaacgtgaacgtgaacgtgaagttctcgaacgtgaacgtgaacgtgaagttCTCGAACGTGAACGAGAAGCCGATCGCGCGTTTCAGCTAGAACAGTTGAGGATACAAACGGAAGCACGCCGAGACAACGCCAACAATAACGCGTCGAGGCGTCGTGGGGATGACGACTTTATCCCAAAAATCCCTTTTCTTGATGACAAAGACGACATCGAGAGTTGGTTTGCACAATTTGAACATTATGCAACCGACTGTCATCTCGACGACGAACGCAAAGCTACGAGAATGGTGTATTTCCTGAAAGGAAAGGCGAGAACCATTTATGCAAAACTCAGTTTCGAAGACGCGCGCAATTACAACACTTTGAAGAATGCGTTGTATGATGGATTTCAACTGACAGCAGATCAATATCGGAAGAAATTCCGTCAGCTGAAGCGAAACCCATCTGAcacgtacaaagaacatgtcacCAAACTTGAGCGCATCCTCGATAAATGGATCGAGTTAGCCAAGTGCGATGAACATGTGGCAGATCTGAAGGATCTAGTTCTCAGAGAACAATTAGAGAACACCTTCCCTGCCGAAGTGATGTTGCACGTACTTGATCGGAAACCGAAGTCTGCGAAAGAAATGGGCGAAATTGCCACGGAGTACGAACAATCACGTTCGAACATCAGGCCACGGCAATCTCACCAAAACCATTCTAGCGGCAGCGCGTTTTCGAACACAAAAAGTTCGAATGTCGTCAGAAGTGACGCGAAAGAGAAAGCGTCACAGAAAGAACATAAATACGTGAGCGATGATGAAAAGCAAAGACTGAAAGCCACaggctgttgttttttttgcaagggCAAAGGGCACCTGTCGCGATTTTGTCCCAATAAGGGAGAAAGCGTTCACGCAGTTCATGTTCGAAATGAATTTGATGGACAAGAAATCCCCGTACATCTTGACAAGCTGTGCAAGTCGTGCAAAAAGAAGGATTTCAAAGAGGAAGTGTTCATCAAATTAGACGGCCGAATCGTAAAAGCATTACGCGATTCCGGGTGCTCAGGTATTATGGTCAGGGCCGACCTTATACCTGAAGAAAGGTACttggcaaagaaaaaagaaactacGCTCGCAGAGAAGAAAACACGGAAATTGTGTCCCACGGCTGTGGCCCACATTGACTGTCCGTATTTTGATGCCAAAACCGAAGTGGTCATACTCGAAGATCCCATTTATCCTGTCCTCATAGGTAAATGGTATGGTGTAGGCCAGAACAAGAGGAAGACCCCTTTGTTTCCAGTACGTGACCCGAGTTGGTATCAAGGTGAGACCAACGCGGCGGTCAGTACACGGAagcaagagaagagaaaaaaaaaacggaaTGAGAAACCTGTGCCGGGAACTAGTCATGatgacagaaatacacacaagaTGTATTCCCCGCAAGATCTCAAGAAGGCTCAGAATGATGATGAAACACTGGCAAAAGTACGCCAAATGGCTGTTTCAGGAGAATCATTCCACGGTGTGAAATATGTatacaagaaagaaatcttGTACAGGACAACCCTCGACAAAACCGGGAGTGAATCTAGTAAAGTCGTTGTTCCCAAAGAAATGAGAAGCAAAGTGCTTTCTTTTGGGCACGACCACCCGATGACAGGTCATCTCGGGCAGAAGAAAACCACTGATAGAATCAGGTGTGAGTTCTGGTGGCCAGGTTTGGTCGGAGACATAAAACGTTACTGTCTCTCGtgtgacacatgccaaagaacAGCGCCAAAAGGCAGAACCAAGAAAGCACCTCAAGACAGTCTGGGGTTCTCACCCTTTGAAATGCGGTATGGCAAGACCATCAGAGGTCCCATGCAGGTTCTGCGTCGTGCATGGACTGATGAATCGGTCGAAGGTGAACAGAAGACGTCAGCAGAATACGTTGTCGACCTCAGAAACAGaattgacgaaaaaaaagaagaagcagaagaacacATCGCCGTAGTCATCGAGGAAGATGATACGATGAACGATGATATCTTCCGAATAGACACTCAGAAGATGATTCCTCTGCTGGAAACTACTCGTACAGAAGATGTCACAAGCGTGAACTTCTGTAAAGAATTGAgtagagaaagaacaaaagaggcGAAAGCGATCTGTAGTGCATTCTCCAAGAATCTGACTGATGTACCGATTACTACCAAGTTGGAGAAGTGCAGAATCGAACTTACAGAGAAGAAACCGGTGTTTGTTCAACCGAGACTCGTACCTCATGCGATGGTGAAAACGGTCGAAGACGAGATCGACGAGATGTTGAAGCTCGGGGTCATTGAACCGGTAAACTCACCGTACAATGCTCCAATCGTTTTTGTGAAGAAGAAAGGAGGTAAGAAATACCGGGTTGTGACAACCATGGAGCAGATTATTTAAGTCGCGCTTCATATAGTGACTAAATTTGGGAAATTCATTCTCAAGAAAGGGGCTGTCATGAATTATTATTCTGAAGCGCGAACCTGTCAAGAATAGAATAGGCAACCGAGACTACTCGCGCATTACACGACGTAGCCAAGTGACGTATTCATGTGACGTATCCAAGTGTACTGACGTAAACTAAAATCGTTTCACGAGAGGGTCGTTTTCCGCAAGTCCACGGAACGAAGAACGCTTGGAGGAAAAGCCGTTCCCCTGTCTTTGAAGGTAAGTGACTGTGATTATTACATCGACAATCGTTCCACGGGATCTGGACGGAGATGAGTGTATCGTGTCAGtcatgtacattgtgttgttgtcaagTTGTGTACGTTTGAATGTGCGCTGTTGCCAAAGCCCCATTTTTCGAAACGCAGTAATAGAATGAGAACGATAATAAAACATGAACAAACCAAGTCTTTTAGACAGGCTGTGTAGGTAACACATATGGCCCTTTGATCTGTTT encodes:
- the LOC138957373 gene encoding uncharacterized protein, whose amino-acid sequence is MNADPQNQNTAEAVVSDVEGGDTYVNTQGESSDNDSQTLGARVTTYVSAASNERAGPIHPVKSGLEWTRELLAIGRELGLEGKDLREFVAEERAREEREAHEREREREERAREEREREREVLEREREREREVLEREREREVLEREREADRAFQLEQLRIQTEARRDNANNNASRRRGDDDFIPKIPFLDDKDDIESWFAQFEHYATDCHLDDERKATRMVYFLKGKARTIYAKLSFEDARNYNTLKNALYDGFQLTADQYRKKFRQLKRNPSDTYKEHVTKLERILDKWIELAKCDEHVADLKDLVLREQLENTFPAEVMLHVLDRKPKSAKEMGEIATEYEQSRSNIRPRQSHQNHSSGSAFSNTKSSNVVRSDAKEKASQKEHKYVSDDEKQRLKATGCCFFCKGKGHLSRFCPNKGESVHAVHVRNEFDGQEIPVHLDKLCKSCKKKDFKEEVFIKLDGRIVKALRDSGCSGIMVRADLIPEERYLAKKKETTLAEKKTRKLCPTAVAHIDCPYFDAKTEVVILEDPIYPVLIGKWYGVGQNKRKTPLFPVRDPSWYQGETNAAVSTRKQEKRKKKRNEKPVPGTSHDDRNTHKMYSPQDLKKAQNDDETLAKVRQMAVSGESFHGVKYVYKKEILYRTTLDKTGSESSKVVVPKEMRSKVLSFGHDHPMTGHLGQKKTTDRIRCEFWWPGLVGDIKRYCLSCDTCQRTAPKGRTKKAPQDSLGFSPFEMRYGKTIRGPMQVLRRAWTDESVEGEQKTSAEYVVDLRNRIDEKKEEAEEHIAVVIEEDDTMNDDIFRIDTQKMIPLLETTRTEDVTSVNFCKELSRERTKEAKAICSAFSKNLTDVPITTKLEKCRIELTEKKPVFVQPRLVPHAMVKTVEDEIDEMLKLGVIEPVNSPYNAPIVFVKKKGGKKYRVVTTMEQII